The nucleotide sequence CGCTTCTTCGGCGGGCCCCGCCCCGGCCCCCGTCAGATCAACATCGGCCAGTTGCTCAGCCGCCCCGCGCGGGACCTCGTCCGCGGCGCGGCCCAGTACGCGGCCGAGCACGGCAGCCGCGACCTGGACACCGAGCACCTGCTGCGCGCGGCCCTGTCCGCGGAACCGACACGCGAGCTGCTCAGCCGGGCCGGTGCCGACCCCGACTCCCTCGCGACGGAGATCGACGAGCGCTCGGGGCCCGTCCAGCACCCGCCGGGCGAGGTGCCGCCTCCCACGTCGCTCTCGCTGACCCCGGCCGCCAAACGCGCCCTGCTGGACGCCCACGACCTGGCGCGCTCCCGCGGCGCGGGCTACATCGGCCCCGAGCACGTGCTCAGCGCGCTCGCCGCGAACCCGGACTCCGCGGCCGGGCACATCCTCAACGCGGCCCGTTTCGCGGCCTCGGGCCTGCCGCCCGAACCACCGGACACCGGGCCGGCGGTCCGCGCGGGCGAGCGGCAGCGGCCCACCGGTACGCCCACCCTGGACAAGTACGGCAGCGACCTCACGGAGTCGGCCCGCCAGGGCCGGATCGACCCGGTGATCGGCCGGGACGACGAGATCGAGCAGACCATCGAGGTGCTGTCCCGGCGCGGCAAGAACAACCCGGTGCTGATCGGTGACGCCGGCGTCGGCAAGACGGCGGTCGTGGAGGGGCTCGCGCAGCGGATCGCGGACGGGGACGTGCCGGACGTCCTCGTCGCCCGTCGCGTGGTCTCCCTGGACCTGACGGGCGTGGTCGCGGGCACCCGCTACCGCGGCGACTTCGAGGAGCGGCTGACGGCCATCATCGACGAGATCCGCGCGCACTCCGACCAGTTGATCGTCTTCATCGACGAGCTGCACACCGTCGTCGGCGCGGGCGGCGGGGGCGAGGGCGGTTCGATGGACGCCGGCAACATCCTCAAGCCGGCCCTGGCCCGCGGCGAACTGCACGTGGTGGGCGCGACGACGCTGGAGGAGTACCGGCGGATCGAGAAGGACGCGGCGCTGGCCCGCCGGTTCCAGCCGATCCTCGTCCCGGAGCCGTCCGTCGCGGACGCGCTGGAGATCCTGCGCGGGCTGCGCGACCGCTACGAGGCCCACCACCAGGTCCGTTACACCGACGAGGCGCTGGTCGCGGCCGTGGAGCTGTCCGACCGCTATCTGACCGACCGCCGGCTGCCCGACAAGGCGATCGACCTGATCGACCAGGCGGGCGCGCGCGTGCGGCTCGGCGCCCGCACGAAGGGCACGGACGTGCGGGCCATGGAGCGCGAGGCCGAGGAGCTGGCACGCGACAAGGACCAGGCGGTGGCGGACGAGAGTTACGAGCAGGCCACCCGGCTGCGGGACCGCATCGCCGAGCTGAGGCAGCGCATCGCGGACGCCAGCGGTGAGAACACCTCCGACGAGGGCCGGCACCTGGAGGTCACCGCGGAGGCGGTCGCGGAGGTCGTGTCCCGGCAGACCGGCATCCCGGTCGCGAGCCTCACCCAGGAGGAGAAGGACCGTCTGCTCGCCCTGGAGGAGCACCTGCACGAGCGGGTGGTCGGCCAGGAGGAGGCCGTACGGGTCGTCGCCGACGCGGTGCTGCGCTCCCGGGCAGGGCTCGCCAGCGCGGACCGGCCGATCGGCAGTTTCCTGTTCCTCGGCCCGACCGGCGTCGGGAAGACCGAACTGGCCCGTGCGCTGGCCGAGTCGCTGTTCGGCAGCGAGGAGCGCATGGTGCGGCTCGACATGAGCGAGTACCAGGAGCGGCACACCGTCAGCCGGCTGGTCGGCGCCCCGCCCGGCTACGTCGGCCACGAGGAGGCCGGGCAGCTGACGGAGACCGTCCGGCGGCACCCGTACTCGCTGCTCCTGCTCGACGAGGTGGAGAAGGCGCACCCGGACGTCTTCAACATCCTGCTCCAGGTCCTCGACGACGGGCGGCTCACCGACTCCCAGGGGCGCACCGTCGACTTCACCAACACGGTCATCGTGATGACCAGCAACCTCGGTTCGGAGGCGATCACCCGGCGCGGCGCCGGCATCGGCTTCGGCTCGGCGGGCGCGGACGCCGACGAGGAGGCGCGGCGCGAGCAGATCCTGCGGCCGCTGCGCGAGCACTTCCGGCCGGAGTTCCTCAACCGGATCGACGAGATCGTGGTGTTCCGGCAGCTCACGGGGCAGCAACTGCGGGAGATCACGGCGCTGTTGCTGGAGCGGACGCGCCGGCTGGTGCACGCGCAGGGCATCGCGGTGGAGTTCACCGACGCGGCCACGGGCTGGCTCGCCGAGCGCGGCTACCAGCCCGAGTACGGCGCCCGTCCGCTGCGGCGCACGATCCAGCGCGAGGTGGACAACCGGCTGTCCCGGCTGCTCCTGGACGGGCAGGTGAAGGAGGGCGACCTGGTCACGGTGGAGGTCGAGGAGGGGCGGCTCGCGTTCCGTACGCGTACCGGCGAACCACCCGCTCCCATCCTCTGAACGCGTTCCCGCGCCGCCGGGGCGTCAGGGCGCCGGACGCACCACCTGCGCCGAGCCGCCGCCGCGCCGTACGGTCTCGGCGGCGGCCAGCCACTTGCCGTCCGGCAGCCGCTGCACGCCCGTCGCCGCGCCGATCTCCGGGTTGAGCTTGAAGGAGTGCCCGATGGCCTCCAGCCGCGCCCGCAGGCCGGTCGGGCTCGTGTCGTCGAACAGCGCGGGTTCCAGCTCGCTCTGCGCCGCGTTGCGCTGGCTGGCGCGGGGTGCGGCGATCGCGTCGACGAGCGGCAGCCCGCGGTCGAGGAACCCGGTCAGGGTCTGGAGCACGGTGGTGATGATGGTCGCGCCGCCGGGTGAACCCAGCGCCACCACCGGCTTGCCGTGGCCGTCGAGCACGATCGTCGGCGAGATGGACGACCGCGGCCGCTTGCCCGGTCCCGGCAGGTTCGGGTCGTGGACGGCCGGGTTGGCGGGGGCGAACGAGAAGTCCGTCAGCTCGTTGTTGAGCAGGAAGCCGCGGCCGGGCACGGTGATGCCGCTGCCGCCGGTCTGCTCGATGGTGAGCGTGTAGGCGACGACGTTGCCCCACTTGTCGGCGACGGTGAGGTGCGTGGTGTTCTCGCCCTCGTACGTCGTCGGCGCCGCGGTGCCGCCCGTGCCGCAGGCGGCCGGGTGGCGGGGGTCCCCGGGGGCCACCGGACTGGTGAGCACCGCGTCGTCCTTGATGAGGCAGGCGCGCGAGTCGGCGTACTTCTGCGACAGCAGCTGCCGGGTGGGGACGTCCTCGAAGGCGGGGTCGCCCACCCAGCGTCCGCGGTCGGCGAAGGCGATCCGGCTCGCTTCGAGGTAGTGGTGCAGGTACTGGACCTCGCTCGCCTTGGACAGGTCGG is from Streptomyces asoensis and encodes:
- a CDS encoding ATP-dependent Clp protease ATP-binding subunit — its product is MTSGFNGPEGYGDPFGEFLARFFGGPRPGPRQINIGQLLSRPARDLVRGAAQYAAEHGSRDLDTEHLLRAALSAEPTRELLSRAGADPDSLATEIDERSGPVQHPPGEVPPPTSLSLTPAAKRALLDAHDLARSRGAGYIGPEHVLSALAANPDSAAGHILNAARFAASGLPPEPPDTGPAVRAGERQRPTGTPTLDKYGSDLTESARQGRIDPVIGRDDEIEQTIEVLSRRGKNNPVLIGDAGVGKTAVVEGLAQRIADGDVPDVLVARRVVSLDLTGVVAGTRYRGDFEERLTAIIDEIRAHSDQLIVFIDELHTVVGAGGGGEGGSMDAGNILKPALARGELHVVGATTLEEYRRIEKDAALARRFQPILVPEPSVADALEILRGLRDRYEAHHQVRYTDEALVAAVELSDRYLTDRRLPDKAIDLIDQAGARVRLGARTKGTDVRAMEREAEELARDKDQAVADESYEQATRLRDRIAELRQRIADASGENTSDEGRHLEVTAEAVAEVVSRQTGIPVASLTQEEKDRLLALEEHLHERVVGQEEAVRVVADAVLRSRAGLASADRPIGSFLFLGPTGVGKTELARALAESLFGSEERMVRLDMSEYQERHTVSRLVGAPPGYVGHEEAGQLTETVRRHPYSLLLLDEVEKAHPDVFNILLQVLDDGRLTDSQGRTVDFTNTVIVMTSNLGSEAITRRGAGIGFGSAGADADEEARREQILRPLREHFRPEFLNRIDEIVVFRQLTGQQLREITALLLERTRRLVHAQGIAVEFTDAATGWLAERGYQPEYGARPLRRTIQREVDNRLSRLLLDGQVKEGDLVTVEVEEGRLAFRTRTGEPPAPIL